In the Rhizobium sp. CB3090 genome, one interval contains:
- the rplN gene encoding 50S ribosomal protein L14: MIQMQTNLDVADNSGARRVMCIKVLGGSKRKYASIGDVIVVSIKEAIPRGRVKKGDVMKAVVVRTAKDIRRPDGSVIRFDTNAAVLIDNKKEPIGTRIFGPVPRELRAKNHMKIISLAPEVL; the protein is encoded by the coding sequence ATGATTCAGATGCAAACAAACCTCGACGTGGCGGATAATTCCGGCGCTCGTCGTGTCATGTGCATCAAGGTGCTGGGCGGCTCGAAGCGCAAGTATGCCTCGATCGGCGACGTCATCGTCGTTTCGATCAAGGAAGCCATTCCGCGCGGCCGCGTGAAGAAGGGTGACGTGATGAAGGCGGTTGTCGTTCGCACCGCCAAGGACATCCGTCGTCCGGATGGCAGCGTCATCCGCTTCGATACCAATGCAGCAGTCCTCATCGACAACAAGAAAGAGCCGATCGGCACCCGTATCTTCGGACCGGTTCCGCGCGAACTTCGCGCCAAGAACCACATGAAGATCATCTCGCTGGCTCCAGAAGTACTTTAA
- the rplX gene encoding 50S ribosomal protein L24 encodes MQKIRKGDKVVVLTGKDKGRTGEVIQVLPKEDRAVVRGVNVIKRHQRQTQTQEAGIISKEAPLHLSNIAIVDKDGKPTRVGFKVVDGKKVRVAKTSGEVIDG; translated from the coding sequence ATGCAAAAGATCCGTAAAGGCGACAAGGTCGTCGTATTGACCGGCAAGGACAAGGGCCGTACCGGCGAAGTTATTCAAGTGCTGCCGAAGGAAGACCGCGCGGTCGTCCGTGGCGTCAACGTCATCAAGCGCCACCAGCGCCAGACGCAGACCCAGGAAGCCGGCATCATCAGCAAGGAAGCCCCGCTTCACCTGTCCAACATTGCGATCGTCGACAAGGACGGCAAGCCGACCCGCGTCGGCTTCAAGGTTGTAGATGGTAAGAAGGTCCGTGTGGCCAAGACCTCGGGAGAAGTGATCGATGGCTGA
- the rplE gene encoding 50S ribosomal protein L5, protein MAEAKYEPRLKKEYVARIRAAMQEKFSYANEMQIPKLDKIVINMGVGEATADSKKPTVAAADLAAIAGQKPVITRARNSIAGFKVRENMPIGAKVTLRGARMYEFLDRLVNIALPRVRDFRGLNPKSFDGRGNFAMGIKEHIVFPEINYDKVDQMWGMDIIVCTTATTDDEARALLKEFNFPFRQ, encoded by the coding sequence ATGGCTGAGGCAAAGTACGAGCCGCGGCTCAAGAAAGAATACGTTGCTCGCATCCGTGCAGCCATGCAGGAGAAGTTCTCCTACGCTAACGAGATGCAGATCCCGAAGCTGGACAAGATCGTGATCAACATGGGCGTTGGCGAAGCGACGGCTGATTCGAAGAAGCCGACCGTTGCTGCTGCCGACCTGGCGGCTATCGCTGGCCAGAAGCCGGTCATCACCCGTGCACGCAACTCCATCGCTGGCTTCAAGGTCCGCGAAAACATGCCGATCGGCGCCAAGGTGACGCTGCGCGGCGCCCGCATGTATGAGTTCCTGGATCGTCTGGTCAACATCGCGCTTCCGCGCGTTCGCGACTTCCGCGGCCTGAACCCGAAAAGCTTTGACGGTCGTGGCAATTTCGCCATGGGCATCAAGGAGCACATTGTGTTCCCTGAGATCAACTACGACAAGGTTGATCAGATGTGGGGCATGGACATCATCGTTTGCACGACGGCGACAACGGACGACGAAGCTCGGGCTCTTCTGAAAGAGTTCAACTTCCCGTTCCGTCAATAA
- the rpsN gene encoding 30S ribosomal protein S14 has product MAKTSAVEKNKRRRNTVANQSAKRAALKAIIMNQSLPIEDRFKATLKLASLPRDGSKTRIRNRCEVSGRPRAYYRKLRMSRIALRELGNLGKVPGVVKSSW; this is encoded by the coding sequence ATGGCGAAGACAAGCGCAGTCGAAAAGAACAAGCGCCGCCGCAATACGGTTGCCAACCAGTCCGCGAAGCGGGCTGCCCTGAAGGCAATCATCATGAACCAGTCCCTTCCGATCGAAGACCGGTTCAAGGCCACCCTGAAGCTGGCATCGCTCCCGCGCGATGGATCGAAGACCCGCATTCGCAATCGTTGCGAAGTGTCGGGCCGCCCGCGCGCCTATTACCGCAAACTGCGCATGTCGCGTATCGCGCTGCGTGAACTCGGCAACCTCGGCAAAGTGCCGGGCGTCGTCAAGTCGAGCTGGTAA
- the rpsH gene encoding 30S ribosomal protein S8, which translates to MTMTDPLGDMLTRIRNGASRRKSSVSTPASKLRARVLDVLQAEGYIRGYSVVDFGNGKSELNIELKYYEGASVIREIGRVSKPGRRVYVSVKSIPQVANGLGITILSTPKGVMADHQAREQNVGGEVLCSVF; encoded by the coding sequence ATGACTATGACTGATCCTTTGGGCGATATGCTCACCCGTATCCGCAACGGTGCTTCGCGCCGCAAGTCGTCGGTTTCGACGCCTGCGTCCAAGCTTCGTGCGCGTGTTCTCGATGTTCTGCAGGCTGAAGGCTACATCCGTGGCTACTCCGTCGTCGATTTCGGCAACGGCAAGTCTGAGCTCAACATCGAGCTCAAGTACTATGAAGGCGCATCGGTGATCCGTGAGATCGGCCGTGTGTCCAAGCCGGGCCGCCGAGTTTATGTCTCGGTCAAGTCCATTCCGCAGGTCGCGAACGGCCTCGGCATCACCATCCTTTCGACTCCGAAGGGTGTGATGGCCGATCACCAGGCTCGCGAACAGAATGTTGGTGGCGAGGTTCTCTGCTCGGTCTTCTAA
- the rplF gene encoding 50S ribosomal protein L6 encodes MSRIGKKPVQVPAGITASVEGQKVTAKGPKGELVFVANDEIGLKLENNAIVVTPLSNSKDARAKWGMSRTMIENILKGVKDGYERKLEINGVGYRAAMQGKNLQLALGFSHDVVYEPPQGITIAVPKPTEIVVTGINKQQVGQVAAEIREYRGPEPYKGKGVKYAEERIVRKEGKKK; translated from the coding sequence ATGTCTCGTATCGGTAAAAAGCCCGTTCAGGTGCCTGCAGGAATCACGGCCTCGGTTGAAGGCCAGAAGGTGACTGCTAAGGGCCCCAAGGGCGAACTGGTTTTCGTTGCTAACGACGAAATCGGTCTCAAGCTGGAAAACAACGCAATTGTCGTAACGCCGCTCAGCAACTCCAAGGATGCTCGCGCAAAGTGGGGCATGTCCCGCACGATGATCGAGAACATCCTGAAGGGTGTCAAGGACGGCTACGAGCGCAAGCTCGAAATCAACGGCGTCGGCTACCGTGCCGCCATGCAGGGCAAGAACCTGCAGCTCGCGCTCGGCTTCAGCCATGACGTGGTTTATGAGCCGCCGCAGGGCATCACGATCGCTGTGCCGAAGCCGACGGAAATCGTCGTCACCGGCATCAACAAGCAGCAGGTTGGCCAGGTTGCCGCTGAAATCCGCGAATACCGCGGTCCCGAGCCCTACAAGGGCAAGGGCGTGAAGTATGCCGAAGAGCGGATCGTCCGCAAAGAAGGCAAGAAGAAGTAA
- the rplR gene encoding 50S ribosomal protein L18 — protein MASRKEALARRANRVRRQLKSVANGRPRLSVHRSSKNIYAQVIDDVAGKTLASASTLDKDLRGSLKTGADTAAAALVGKLVAERASKAGVKEVVFDRGAFIYHGRIKALADAAREGGLTF, from the coding sequence ATGGCTAGCAGGAAAGAAGCACTTGCGCGTCGCGCCAACCGCGTGCGCCGTCAACTCAAGTCGGTGGCCAATGGCCGTCCGCGCCTGTCGGTTCATCGCTCGTCGAAGAACATCTACGCCCAGGTCATCGATGATGTGGCCGGCAAGACGCTTGCGTCTGCCTCCACCCTCGACAAGGATCTGCGCGGTTCTCTGAAGACCGGTGCCGACACCGCAGCCGCTGCCCTGGTTGGCAAGCTCGTTGCCGAGCGCGCCTCCAAGGCCGGCGTCAAGGAAGTCGTGTTCGACCGCGGCGCCTTCATCTATCACGGCCGCATTAAGGCTCTGGCCGATGCAGCCCGCGAAGGCGGTCTGACCTTCTGA
- the rpsE gene encoding 30S ribosomal protein S5 → MAQEKRAPREDRQSREERDSEFVDKLVAINRVAKVVKGGRRFGFAALVVVGDQKGRVGFGHGKAREVPEAIRKATESAKRDMIFVPLRDGRTLHHDVHGRHGAGKVLLRSAKVGTGIIAGGPMRAVFETLGVHDVVAKSTGSSNPYNMVRATFDALKHQVHPKDIAAQRGIKYATLQARRTSSGNASEE, encoded by the coding sequence ATGGCACAGGAAAAGAGGGCTCCGCGGGAAGACCGCCAGAGCCGTGAAGAGCGCGATAGCGAATTCGTCGACAAGCTGGTCGCGATCAACCGCGTCGCCAAGGTCGTAAAGGGTGGCCGCCGTTTCGGTTTCGCCGCTCTCGTCGTCGTCGGTGACCAGAAGGGCCGCGTAGGCTTCGGTCATGGCAAGGCACGCGAAGTACCGGAAGCGATCCGTAAGGCCACCGAGAGCGCCAAGCGCGACATGATCTTCGTACCGCTGCGTGACGGCCGTACGCTGCATCACGATGTTCATGGCCGCCATGGCGCCGGCAAGGTTCTGCTGCGCTCGGCCAAGGTCGGTACCGGTATCATCGCCGGCGGCCCGATGCGCGCCGTTTTCGAAACGCTCGGCGTTCATGACGTCGTCGCTAAGTCGACCGGTTCGTCGAACCCCTACAACATGGTTCGCGCCACGTTCGACGCCCTGAAGCACCAGGTTCACCCGAAGGACATCGCAGCTCAGCGCGGCATCAAGTATGCCACCCTGCAGGCTCGCCGTACCTCCTCGGGCAACGCCTCCGAAGAATAA
- the rpmD gene encoding 50S ribosomal protein L30, whose translation MAKTTKKAEAKATVTVEQIGSPIRRPDVQQKTLIGLGLNKMHRRRTLEDTPAVRGMIRAVQHLVRVVDEK comes from the coding sequence ATGGCCAAGACGACCAAGAAGGCTGAAGCCAAGGCGACCGTTACGGTCGAGCAGATTGGCAGCCCGATCCGCCGTCCGGATGTTCAGCAGAAGACGCTGATCGGTCTCGGACTGAACAAGATGCACCGTCGCCGCACGCTGGAAGACACTCCGGCCGTTCGTGGCATGATCCGTGCTGTCCAGCATCTCGTTCGCGTTGTCGACGAGAAGTGA
- the rplO gene encoding 50S ribosomal protein L15 produces the protein MKLNEIKDNEGSTHSRKRLGRGIGSGSGKTGGRGVKGQKSRSGVAINGFEGGQMPIYRRLPKRGFTNIFAADYVVVSLARIQAAVDAGKLDAKATVDAAALKAAGVIRRVKDGVRVLSDGELKAKLSLEVAGASKPAVEKIEKAGGSIKLLASVAE, from the coding sequence ATGAAACTGAATGAGATCAAGGATAACGAAGGCTCGACCCATAGCCGCAAGCGCCTCGGCCGCGGCATCGGCTCCGGCTCCGGCAAGACCGGCGGCCGTGGTGTGAAGGGTCAGAAGTCCCGTTCGGGTGTTGCCATCAACGGCTTCGAAGGCGGTCAGATGCCCATCTACCGTCGTCTGCCGAAGCGCGGCTTCACCAACATCTTCGCTGCCGATTATGTCGTCGTGTCGCTGGCTCGCATCCAGGCTGCCGTCGATGCCGGCAAGCTCGATGCAAAAGCAACCGTCGATGCTGCAGCTCTGAAGGCTGCAGGCGTGATTCGCCGCGTCAAGGACGGCGTACGCGTTCTCTCGGACGGCGAACTGAAGGCTAAGCTTTCGCTGGAAGTTGCAGGTGCCTCCAAGCCGGCGGTCGAAAAGATCGAAAAGGCTGGCGGTTCCATCAAGCTGCTCGCTTCTGTCGCAGAATAA
- the secY gene encoding preprotein translocase subunit SecY, whose protein sequence is MASAAEQLASNLNFSTFAKAEDLKKRLWFTLGALLVYRLGTHIPIPGLNPAAYAQAFHNQSGGILGLFNMFSGGAVQRMAIFALGIMPYISASIIVQLMTSVVPALENLKKEGEQGRKIINQYTRYGTVLLGALQAYGIAIGLEHGNGVVIDPGWFFRLSTVVTLLGGTMFLMWLGEQVTSRGIGNGISLIIFAGIAAGLPTAVAGTLELGRTGALSTGLILAVLVVAVLVIGLIVFVERAQRRLLIQYPKRQVGTRMFQGDTSHLPLKLNTSGVIPAIFASSLLLLPATVAGLGNNTALPTWVTSIVAALGHGQPVYMVLYGALIAFFAFFYTALVFNPKDTADNLKKHGGFIPGIRPGERTAEYIDYVLTRITVIGAIYLVFVCILPEILVSQTGIPLSLGGTSLLIVVSVTLDTVAQIQGHLIAQQYEGLIKKSKLRGGKRGR, encoded by the coding sequence ATGGCTTCTGCAGCGGAACAATTGGCATCCAATCTCAATTTTTCGACCTTTGCCAAAGCCGAGGATCTCAAGAAGCGACTGTGGTTCACGCTCGGCGCTCTCCTCGTCTACCGTCTGGGTACGCACATCCCGATCCCTGGCCTCAATCCGGCGGCCTATGCCCAAGCCTTTCACAATCAGTCCGGCGGCATCCTCGGCCTTTTCAACATGTTTTCCGGCGGCGCCGTGCAGCGTATGGCAATTTTCGCGCTCGGTATCATGCCCTATATTTCCGCTTCGATCATCGTGCAGCTCATGACCTCGGTCGTGCCGGCGCTCGAAAACCTCAAGAAGGAAGGCGAGCAGGGCCGCAAGATCATCAACCAGTACACCCGTTACGGCACGGTGCTGCTCGGCGCCCTGCAGGCCTATGGCATTGCAATCGGCCTGGAGCACGGTAACGGCGTGGTCATCGATCCAGGCTGGTTCTTCCGCCTTTCGACTGTCGTCACGCTGCTCGGCGGCACGATGTTCCTTATGTGGCTTGGTGAACAGGTCACCTCGCGCGGCATCGGCAACGGTATTTCTCTGATCATCTTTGCTGGTATCGCAGCAGGCCTGCCGACCGCGGTTGCCGGTACGCTGGAGCTCGGTCGTACAGGCGCTTTGTCGACCGGCCTTATTCTGGCCGTGCTCGTTGTGGCTGTCCTGGTCATCGGGCTTATCGTCTTCGTGGAGCGCGCACAGCGCCGCCTGTTGATCCAGTATCCGAAGCGCCAGGTCGGCACCCGCATGTTTCAGGGCGATACCTCGCACCTGCCGCTGAAGCTCAATACATCAGGTGTTATTCCAGCGATCTTCGCATCGTCGCTGCTGCTGCTGCCTGCGACCGTCGCCGGCCTTGGCAACAACACGGCCCTGCCGACGTGGGTCACCTCCATCGTTGCGGCCCTCGGTCACGGGCAGCCGGTCTACATGGTGCTCTACGGTGCCCTGATCGCCTTTTTCGCCTTCTTCTACACCGCGCTCGTCTTCAATCCAAAGGATACGGCCGACAATCTGAAGAAGCATGGCGGCTTCATTCCAGGCATTCGCCCGGGTGAGCGCACCGCCGAGTATATCGATTATGTGCTGACCCGAATCACGGTGATCGGCGCGATCTACCTTGTCTTCGTCTGCATTCTGCCCGAAATTCTCGTGTCCCAGACAGGTATTCCGCTGTCCCTGGGTGGCACTTCGCTTCTGATCGTGGTTAGCGTAACGCTCGATACGGTGGCACAGATTCAGGGTCACCTGATTGCACAGCAATATGAAGGCCTGATCAAGAAATCGAAGCTGCGTGGAGGAAAGAGGGGGCGATGA
- a CDS encoding adenylate kinase, producing MRLILLGPPGAGKGTQAQRIVERYGIPQLSTGDMLRAAVAAGTDVGKRAKAVMDAGKLVSDEIVNAIVSERIDQPDCAKGFILDGYPRTLVQADATEAMLREKGLNLSAVIEIKVDDAVLADRISGRYTCANCGSGYHDENLKPRVEGVCDRCGSTHFKRRADDNRETVVERLQVYYKETSPLIGYYYAKGKLQSVDGMADIEHVTADIEAILSKL from the coding sequence ATGAGATTGATACTTTTGGGGCCGCCGGGAGCAGGTAAGGGGACCCAGGCCCAGCGTATCGTGGAAAGGTACGGCATTCCGCAGCTTTCCACGGGCGACATGCTGAGAGCCGCGGTGGCAGCCGGGACAGACGTTGGCAAGCGCGCCAAAGCTGTCATGGACGCCGGCAAGCTCGTTTCAGACGAAATAGTCAACGCGATCGTGTCCGAGCGTATCGACCAACCGGATTGCGCCAAGGGCTTCATTCTTGACGGTTATCCGCGCACGCTTGTTCAAGCTGATGCGACGGAGGCGATGCTGAGGGAGAAAGGTCTCAACCTTTCCGCCGTGATCGAGATCAAGGTGGATGACGCCGTACTCGCCGATCGTATTTCGGGCCGTTACACTTGCGCCAACTGTGGCTCCGGTTATCACGACGAAAACTTGAAGCCGAGGGTAGAAGGGGTGTGTGACCGCTGCGGTTCCACGCATTTCAAGCGCCGCGCCGACGACAATAGAGAAACGGTCGTGGAGCGTCTGCAGGTCTACTACAAGGAAACGTCGCCGCTCATCGGCTATTACTATGCCAAGGGCAAGCTGCAGTCGGTAGACGGCATGGCCGATATCGAACATGTGACCGCCGATATCGAGGCCATCCTGTCCAAGCTGTAG
- the rpsM gene encoding 30S ribosomal protein S13: MARIAGVNIPTAKRVVIALRYIHGIGPKFAQEICEKVGIPAERRVNQLTDAEVLQIRETIDRDYQVEGDLRRETAMNIKRLMDLGSYRGLRHRRGLPVRGQRTHTNARTRKGPAKAIAGKKK; the protein is encoded by the coding sequence GTGGCTCGTATCGCTGGCGTCAACATCCCGACTGCAAAGCGCGTAGTAATTGCGCTTCGTTACATTCACGGGATCGGACCGAAGTTTGCACAGGAAATCTGCGAGAAGGTCGGTATTCCGGCTGAGCGTCGCGTCAATCAGTTGACGGACGCAGAAGTTCTGCAGATCCGCGAAACCATCGACCGCGACTATCAGGTCGAAGGCGACCTTCGTCGCGAAACCGCAATGAACATCAAGCGTCTGATGGACCTTGGCAGCTACCGCGGCCTGCGTCATCGTCGCGGCCTGCCGGTTCGCGGCCAGCGCACCCATACCAATGCCCGCACCCGCAAGGGTCCGGCAAAGGCTATTGCTGGTAAGAAGAAGTAA
- the rpsK gene encoding 30S ribosomal protein S11, with translation MAKEAVRVRRRERKNITSGVAHVNSTFNNTMITITDAQGNAIAWSSAGAKGFKGSRKSTPFAAQIAAEDCAKKAQEHGMKSLEVEVCGPGSGRESALRALQAAGFMITSIRDVTPIPHNGCRPRKKRRV, from the coding sequence ATGGCCAAGGAAGCCGTCCGCGTTCGCCGTCGCGAGCGCAAGAATATCACGTCGGGCGTTGCGCACGTCAATTCGACCTTCAACAACACGATGATCACCATCACCGACGCACAGGGCAACGCCATTGCCTGGTCGTCCGCTGGTGCCAAGGGCTTCAAGGGTTCGCGCAAGTCGACTCCGTTCGCTGCTCAGATCGCTGCTGAAGACTGCGCCAAGAAGGCCCAGGAACATGGCATGAAGTCGCTGGAAGTCGAAGTTTGCGGTCCGGGCTCCGGCCGTGAATCTGCTCTGCGCGCGCTCCAGGCTGCCGGTTTCATGATCACGTCCATCCGCGACGTGACCCCGATCCCGCACAATGGTTGCCGCCCGCGCAAGAAGCGCCGCGTCTGA
- a CDS encoding DNA-directed RNA polymerase subunit alpha, protein MIQKNWQELIKPNKVEFSSGGRTKATLVAEPLERGFGLTLGNALRRVLLSSLRGAAVTAVQIDGVLHEFSSIPGVREDVTDIVLNIKEIAIKMDGDDSKRMVVRKQGPGVVTAGDIQTVGDIEILNPEHVICTLDEGAEIRMEFTVNNGKGYVPAERNRAEDAPIGLIPVDSLYSPVKKVSYKVENTREGQVLDYDKLSMSIETDGSITGEDAVAFAARILQDQLGVFVNFDEPQKEAEEEAVTELAFNPALLKKVDELELSVRSANCLKNDNIVYIGDLIQKTEAEMLRTPNFGRKSLNEIKEVLASMGLHLGMEVPAWPPENIEDLAKRYEDQY, encoded by the coding sequence ATGATTCAGAAAAACTGGCAGGAACTGATCAAGCCGAACAAGGTCGAGTTCTCCTCGGGCGGTCGCACCAAGGCGACGCTCGTGGCTGAACCGCTGGAACGTGGCTTCGGTCTCACCCTCGGCAACGCGCTGCGTCGCGTTCTGCTGTCCTCTTTGCGCGGCGCCGCTGTGACGGCCGTGCAGATCGACGGCGTGCTGCATGAGTTCTCCTCTATCCCGGGTGTTCGGGAAGACGTGACGGACATCGTGCTGAACATCAAGGAAATCGCCATCAAGATGGACGGCGATGACAGCAAGCGCATGGTCGTCCGCAAGCAGGGCCCAGGCGTGGTAACGGCTGGCGACATCCAGACGGTCGGCGATATCGAAATCCTCAACCCCGAGCATGTCATCTGCACGCTCGACGAGGGCGCCGAAATCCGCATGGAGTTCACCGTCAACAACGGCAAGGGCTATGTGCCCGCCGAGCGCAATCGTGCGGAAGATGCTCCGATCGGCCTCATCCCGGTCGACAGCCTCTATTCGCCGGTCAAGAAGGTGTCCTACAAGGTTGAAAACACCCGCGAAGGACAGGTTCTCGACTACGACAAGCTGAGCATGTCGATCGAAACCGATGGCTCGATCACCGGTGAAGATGCCGTCGCTTTTGCGGCTCGCATCCTCCAGGATCAGCTTGGCGTCTTCGTCAACTTCGACGAGCCGCAGAAGGAAGCCGAAGAAGAAGCAGTCACCGAACTTGCTTTCAACCCGGCGCTCCTCAAGAAGGTGGACGAACTGGAACTGTCTGTTCGCTCGGCAAACTGCCTGAAGAACGACAACATCGTCTATATCGGCGACCTCATTCAGAAGACCGAAGCAGAAATGCTCCGCACGCCGAATTTTGGTCGCAAGTCGCTGAACGAAATCAAGGAAGTTCTCGCTTCCATGGGCCTGCATCTCGGCATGGAAGTGCCGGCATGGCCGCCGGAGAACATCGAAGATCTCGCCAAGCGTTACGAAGACCAATACTAA
- the rplQ gene encoding 50S ribosomal protein L17, which produces MRHGKAGRKLNRTASHRKAMFANMAASLITHEQIVTTLPKAKEIRPIVEKLVTLGKRGDLHARRQAISQIRDAAVVSKLFDTIASRYATRNGGYLRIMKAGFRQGDNAALAVVEFVDRDTLAKGAADKARVAAEEEAAAA; this is translated from the coding sequence ATGCGCCACGGTAAAGCCGGCCGCAAGCTGAATAGAACCGCTAGCCACCGTAAGGCGATGTTCGCCAACATGGCGGCTTCGCTCATTACCCATGAGCAGATCGTCACCACGCTCCCGAAGGCGAAGGAAATTCGTCCGATCGTCGAGAAGCTGGTCACCCTCGGCAAGCGCGGCGACCTGCACGCTCGTCGTCAGGCCATCTCGCAGATCCGCGACGCAGCCGTCGTTTCGAAGCTGTTCGACACGATCGCTTCGCGCTACGCCACCCGCAACGGCGGCTATCTGCGCATCATGAAGGCTGGCTTCCGCCAGGGCGACAACGCCGCTCTCGCAGTCGTCGAATTCGTCGATCGCGACACGCTCGCCAAGGGCGCAGCCGACAAGGCTCGCGTTGCTGCTGAAGAAGAAGCTGCAGCCGCTTAA
- a CDS encoding DUF2809 domain-containing protein: MPMDTQGKKTRERVFLFSALLLTIISGLALRRYGYAMHLTFVAVKYGGSLLWGAMVYWLLAIIFVSAGRFRIASVALILAVLVELFRLWHMPALDAFRLTTAGALLLGRVFSLWNILAYVIGIAVALVLDRALPRPKPSV, translated from the coding sequence ATGCCGATGGACACGCAGGGAAAAAAGACACGCGAAAGGGTATTTTTGTTCTCGGCACTGCTGCTGACCATAATCAGCGGCCTGGCGCTTCGGCGATATGGCTATGCGATGCATCTGACCTTTGTCGCCGTCAAATATGGCGGCTCGCTATTGTGGGGAGCGATGGTCTATTGGCTCCTGGCGATAATCTTCGTTTCGGCAGGTCGTTTCAGGATCGCCTCGGTGGCGCTTATCTTGGCTGTGTTGGTTGAGCTATTCAGGCTTTGGCATATGCCGGCGCTGGACGCATTTCGATTGACCACCGCCGGAGCTTTGTTGCTGGGTCGAGTCTTTTCGCTCTGGAATATCCTGGCCTATGTCATCGGTATTGCGGTGGCGCTGGTACTTGATCGTGCGCTGCCAAGGCCTAAACCTTCGGTTTGA
- the msrQ gene encoding protein-methionine-sulfoxide reductase heme-binding subunit MsrQ yields MMALSLALPKRWQPASVWALYVIGLIPAAWEFYLGATDQLGADAVKTFELFLGLWAIRFLLLTLAITPARDLFGWNYLRYRRALGLLCFYYALFHLAVYMILDQALDVQAVIDDVLKRPFIMFGMAGLVMLLALAVTSNNFSIKRLGKTWIWLHRLVYIIAACGALHFALSTKVLSLEQYIYIGLLIVMILYRSYRPIMMEKRRAARKPIAVSRSRAA; encoded by the coding sequence CTGATGGCTCTTTCCCTCGCCCTGCCCAAACGCTGGCAGCCGGCTTCCGTCTGGGCGCTTTATGTCATCGGTCTGATACCGGCCGCATGGGAATTCTATCTCGGCGCCACGGATCAGCTCGGCGCCGATGCGGTGAAGACCTTCGAGCTCTTCCTCGGGCTCTGGGCAATCCGCTTTCTGCTTCTGACGCTCGCCATCACTCCGGCACGCGATCTCTTTGGGTGGAACTACCTACGCTACCGGAGAGCGCTCGGCCTGCTTTGCTTCTACTACGCGCTGTTTCACCTGGCCGTTTACATGATCCTCGACCAGGCGCTCGACGTGCAGGCCGTCATCGACGATGTGCTGAAGCGGCCCTTCATCATGTTCGGCATGGCGGGGCTGGTCATGCTGCTGGCGCTGGCCGTGACGTCCAACAATTTTTCGATCAAACGTCTTGGCAAGACATGGATCTGGCTGCATCGGCTGGTCTATATCATCGCCGCCTGCGGCGCGCTGCATTTCGCGCTGTCGACCAAAGTGCTGTCGCTGGAGCAATATATCTATATCGGCTTGCTGATCGTCATGATCCTCTATCGGTCGTATCGGCCGATCATGATGGAGAAGCGCAGGGCAGCGCGGAAACCGATAGCCGTTTCCCGCTCCAGGGCCGCCTGA